TTTCAATTCTTTCAAACGATTGAGAATATTTTCGGAAACAAGCGCACTGCCACCACCGCTATTTACCCTGAGCACTAATCCTTGCACGGTTCGCATTTTAGAAATTCTATCAATCTCTTTTGCAATTTTTTTTTCGGTTATACAACGATAATTTGAGTTAAGAAATCTTGAATTATTCGACATTACAATATTTCCTTGAGCATAAATTACAGCGATTTTATTCGAAATAATATTTGGCTTAGTATTATAATCTGAAATATTAACTACTCTATTTTCCCCACTCGTTCTTCTCACAAATTCATTTTCGAGAAGAACATCATCCACAAGTTTGTAATCCAAAGCATTCTGACCTGAAATAATGAACTCAGTTCGATTTTCCATCATCTCCTCGTAATTCGTTAGGGGAATACTGCGAGAGTTCGATGAATTTTCAATATAATTTCTATAAATATTTTCAATGATTTTTGTCAGACTTTCTTTCATCGGTTTTGAGATGGTTTCACGACTATATGTTTCACCGGCACCTTTATATTCGCCCTGATGGATAACAGTAAATTCAACACCGATTTTATCCAAAAAGCCTTTTAGATATTTCAGTTCTATTCCTATTCCCGCCAAAGCAAGTCCTGCGGAAGCAACCGGATTTAGAAAAATAGAATCAGCTACAGTAGCAAGATAATATCCCTTATCAGAAGTGAAATTGATATAAGAGTAAATTTTCTTACCGGCTTGTTTAAATTCAATTAAAGAGTTACGAAGTTCTTCTGTTAATGCCCAACCAGCTTGATAAAATTGAGGTTTGATAATAATTCCTGCAATTCTGGAATCCTCTTCAGCGGATTCAATCTTACGACACAAATCACCTATCGAACTGTTTTCATCAATAAAGAAGGCGTCCTTATATTCGTTATAATCATGGTGAACTCCGCCAAGAGATAATTCCAGATAAGTTCCGGGATCGATCGCTACTTTCTTCTTTTGAGGGAATGATTTAATTGCTATTATCATTAAAATAATCGTTAAAATACCGACAACGGCAAATATCCACAAAACTACTTTTCCAAATTTTTTCATCCTAATTTCCTACCTTTCATTTTCTAATTAAATTTTATATTTATTTTAATATTTTTAAAATAATGTAATTCTCAATTTGCAAGTGAAATAATAGAATTACAAAAAAATAAATCAAAGGAACTAACGGTTTGTAAAAGTAAAAGCGTGTCTTTTTTGTCAAATGTTATCAATAAATTTTCGTTTTATGGACTATAAACTGAGGATTTTGAGAATATTAATTCGTCACGGAATGGTCCGTGACGTCTCGAAAAGGATACTTTACGGATAGACTCTAATTCATTCGTTGAATTAACGATAATCGGCATTTTCTCCGTTCTTTGTTCTCCTTTTGCAGTT
Above is a genomic segment from Candidatus Cloacimonadota bacterium containing:
- the sppA gene encoding signal peptide peptidase SppA, giving the protein MKKFGKVVLWIFAVVGILTIILMIIAIKSFPQKKKVAIDPGTYLELSLGGVHHDYNEYKDAFFIDENSSIGDLCRKIESAEEDSRIAGIIIKPQFYQAGWALTEELRNSLIEFKQAGKKIYSYINFTSDKGYYLATVADSIFLNPVASAGLALAGIGIELKYLKGFLDKIGVEFTVIHQGEYKGAGETYSRETISKPMKESLTKIIENIYRNYIENSSNSRSIPLTNYEEMMENRTEFIISGQNALDYKLVDDVLLENEFVRRTSGENRVVNISDYNTKPNIISNKIAVIYAQGNIVMSNNSRFLNSNYRCITEKKIAKEIDRISKMRTVQGLVLRVNSGGGSALVSENILNRLKELKKEKNIPIVVSMGDVAASGGYMISCAANRIFAQPNTITGSIGVAAMIPNWQKLREKAGVNTYLIKRGKFAGFFSPNFAPNSEDVNAMEKKMKEVYISFKNIVADNREMTMGEVQEIAQGKIWSGIEAKKIGLVDEIGGLAEAIQKAAELANIPNYSTLLLPQQKTLIQMILDENTGLNIQSILPAIFYDDFSPASELMKHKNLIKSFLREPLQLILPFEIEIN